From a single Lactococcus allomyrinae genomic region:
- the istB gene encoding IS21-like element helper ATPase IstB produces MRKDILERLSLHFMTDTKPNFAALARRYNCDYRTVKRYYELGQEQTLQEASRRNVPPTLIENFKTLINEKVELGCSARSIFYLIQKRGYSGSYVTVRRYVKSCKVTKQHKATVRVETSPGLSAQVDWKENLKMTSKNGEVFTVNIFLYVLGYSRMKYLQLTTSREQPILFDCLNNAFFELGGVPEEIWFDNMKTVVDHSKSQFTHAVFNETFRQYAKDAGFQFQPKLKKTDIVDLHTLRFLDNHDNILFVGNSGVGKTHLAISLALEALDKGHSSYFILSNELVNKLLKAQQRGALERALKQYANYDLLIIDEMGYLPFSRDGATLLFQLINARYEKKSTIITTNIPLSQWSEFLQDKKLTNALLDRLVHHSKVIPITGNSYRMKDYSERKTRVVTTKK; encoded by the coding sequence TTGAGAAAAGACATCCTAGAAAGGCTCAGCTTACATTTTATGACTGACACTAAACCTAATTTCGCAGCCCTTGCCAGACGATATAATTGTGATTATCGTACCGTCAAACGTTACTATGAACTCGGACAAGAACAAACCCTACAAGAAGCTTCTCGGCGCAATGTTCCGCCCACATTAATTGAAAATTTCAAGACCCTCATCAATGAAAAAGTTGAATTAGGATGTTCCGCTCGTTCTATTTTCTACCTCATTCAAAAACGAGGTTATAGTGGGAGTTATGTCACAGTCAGACGTTACGTGAAATCTTGTAAAGTAACCAAGCAACATAAAGCAACTGTTCGTGTAGAAACTTCTCCTGGACTTTCCGCTCAAGTCGATTGGAAAGAAAACCTCAAGATGACTTCTAAAAATGGAGAAGTATTCACGGTCAATATTTTTCTCTATGTGCTTGGCTACTCACGCATGAAATACCTTCAACTGACAACCAGCCGTGAACAGCCTATCCTATTTGACTGCTTGAACAACGCTTTCTTTGAACTCGGTGGAGTTCCTGAAGAAATATGGTTTGATAACATGAAAACCGTCGTTGACCATTCAAAGAGCCAATTCACTCATGCTGTATTCAACGAAACCTTCCGACAATATGCGAAGGATGCTGGATTTCAATTTCAACCCAAACTCAAAAAGACAGACATCGTTGATTTGCATACGCTGCGTTTCTTGGACAATCATGACAATATTCTTTTTGTTGGAAATAGTGGTGTGGGTAAAACACATTTAGCCATTTCTCTGGCTTTAGAAGCTTTGGATAAAGGACACAGCTCTTATTTTATTCTCAGTAATGAACTGGTCAATAAGTTGCTTAAAGCCCAACAGCGTGGCGCTTTAGAACGTGCATTAAAGCAATACGCCAACTATGATTTACTCATTATTGATGAGATGGGTTATCTTCCTTTTTCCAGAGACGGCGCTACGTTGTTGTTTCAGCTTATCAATGCCCGATATGAGAAAAAATCCACCATTATTACCACCAATATTCCCTTGTCGCAATGGTCAGAGTTCTTACAAGATAAGAAATTAACGAATGCTTTATTAGACCGCTTAGTTCATCATTCTAAAGTTATTCCGATTACAGGTAATTCTTATCGAATGAAAGATTATAGCGAAAGAAAAACAAGGGTAGTCACCACAAAGAAATAG